Proteins from a genomic interval of Anolis sagrei isolate rAnoSag1 chromosome 1, rAnoSag1.mat, whole genome shotgun sequence:
- the RDH14 gene encoding retinol dehydrogenase 14: MAAAAVVLAAALGGGLLLIARRFWQVAAGAGAGKVRRGMEGKTVIITGANSGIGRATAAELLRQHARVIMACRDPPRAEEAARELRAELGVCARGGGECRGELLVRELDLASLRSVRSFCHQVLQEEPRLDVLINNAGIFQCPYTKTEDGFELQFAVNHLGHFLLTNLLLGLLKSSAPSRIVVVSSKLYKYGEINFDDLNSELSYNKSFAYSRSKLANILFTRELAHRLEGTGVTVNVLHPGVVRTNLGRYVHIPLLARPLFNLVSWAFFKSPLEGAQTSIYLASSPEVEGVSGKYFGDCKEEQLLPKAMDDLVARKLWDISEVMVGLLK, translated from the exons ATGGCCGCCGCGGCGGTGGTGCTGGCGGCAGCTCTGGGCGGAGGGCTGTTGCTCATCGCCCGGCGCTTCTGGCAGGTGGCGGCGGGGGCCGGGGCCGGGAAGGTGAGGCGGGGCATGGAGGGCAAGACGGTGATCATCACGGGCGCCAACAGCGGCATCGGGCGGGCCACGGCGGCCGAGCTGCTACGGCAACACGCGAGGGTCATCATGGCCTGCCGGGACCCGCCGCGCGCTGAGGAGGCCGCCCGGGAACTGCGCGCGGAGCTGGGCGTGTGCGCGCGGGGCGGGGGAGAGTGCCGCGGGGAGCTGCTCGTCCGCGAGCTGGACCTGGCCTCCCTCCGCTCCGTCCGCAGCTTCTGCCACCAAGTGCTACAG GAAGAGCCTAGGCTGGATGTCCTGATCAACAACGCTGGGATATTCCAGTGTCCCTACACGAAGACGGAGGATGGTTTTGAGCTGCAGTTTGCGGTCAACCACTTGGGGCACTTTTTGCTCACAAACCTGCTCCTTGGACTCCTGAAAAGCTCTGCACCCAGCAGGATTGTAGTGGTTTCTTCCAAGCTTTATAAATACGGAGAGATTAACTTTGATGACCTGAACAGTGAGCTAAGTTACAACAAAAGCTTTGCCTACAGTCGGAGCAAACTGGCTAACATCCTGTTCACCAGGGAGCTGGCCCATCGTTTAGAGGGCACAGGGGTTACGGTCAATGTGCTCCATCCCGGTGTTGTCAGAACAAATCTGGGCAGATATGTGCATATCCCTTTACTCGCTAGGCCCCTCTTTAATTTGGTGTCCTGGGCTTTCTTCAAATCTCCTCTGGAAGGAGCCCAGACTTCTATTTATTTGGCCTCCTCTCCTGAAGTAGAGGGCGTCTCtgggaaatattttggagatTGCAAGGAGGAACAACTATTGCCTAAGGCCATGGATGACCTGGTTGCAAGGAAACTGTGGGATATCAGTGAAGTGATGGTGGGGCTATTAAAGTAA